A stretch of the Archangium violaceum genome encodes the following:
- a CDS encoding SRPBCC family protein, whose amino-acid sequence MKGLLVLVVALAAGAVIGAETWEKVADGDVVIRVRMRPDIPGGREIWAEGELDASIQDVQSALRDHESFRHWMPYVTESRVLASGPDGSRVTYTRLNLPIISNRDYVLKVVDEQVLAADGTGEFRQKWVPENQALPARKGVVRLLHNEGSWLFTPRGEGKVHFVYRFTVEPGGSIPGFLAGLGQKDAVMDTVRAVEKRARQLATERASAR is encoded by the coding sequence ATGAAGGGCCTACTGGTCCTGGTGGTCGCGTTGGCTGCGGGTGCCGTCATTGGCGCCGAGACGTGGGAGAAGGTCGCGGACGGGGATGTGGTCATCCGCGTACGGATGCGTCCGGACATTCCCGGCGGGCGAGAAATCTGGGCGGAGGGTGAGCTGGACGCAAGCATCCAGGACGTCCAATCCGCGCTCAGGGATCACGAGAGCTTCCGCCACTGGATGCCGTACGTGACGGAGTCGCGGGTGCTCGCGTCGGGGCCGGACGGCTCGCGCGTGACGTACACGCGGCTGAACCTGCCCATCATCTCCAACCGCGACTACGTGCTCAAGGTGGTGGACGAGCAGGTGCTGGCGGCGGACGGGACGGGGGAGTTCCGTCAGAAGTGGGTGCCGGAGAACCAGGCGCTGCCGGCGCGCAAGGGCGTGGTGCGGCTGCTCCACAACGAGGGCAGCTGGCTCTTCACCCCGCGCGGCGAGGGCAAGGTCCACTTCGTGTACCGCTTCACCGTGGAGCCCGGTGGCTCCATCCCGGGCTTCCTGGCCGGCCTGGGCCAGAAGGACGCGGTGATGGACACGGTGCGCGCGGTGGAGAAGCGCGCGCGGCAGCTGGCCACGGAGCGGGCCTCGGCGCGCTAG
- a CDS encoding DUF2267 domain-containing protein has protein sequence MADTPPGAPGAPQSRSEKRHQSHIGSTYAAFIKHLSEVGKLDAGLAECAAVSVVNALLHRIQPEEAKDLQAQLPRKLLDFLPKDEAQKPGRTLGKSRDDFLRAVAEDLRKDVSEVEPIVRAVFLGLREHISEGEAQDVESNLSRDLQDLWRRTQ, from the coding sequence ATGGCCGACACTCCACCGGGAGCCCCGGGAGCCCCCCAGAGCCGTAGTGAGAAGCGCCACCAGTCCCACATCGGCTCCACCTACGCCGCCTTCATCAAACACCTGTCCGAGGTGGGAAAGCTCGATGCCGGCCTGGCCGAATGTGCCGCGGTGTCGGTCGTCAACGCACTGCTGCACCGCATCCAACCGGAGGAGGCGAAGGATCTCCAGGCGCAGCTGCCGCGCAAGCTGTTGGACTTCCTGCCCAAGGACGAGGCCCAGAAGCCCGGACGCACCCTGGGCAAGAGCCGGGACGACTTCCTGCGGGCGGTGGCGGAGGACCTGCGCAAGGACGTCTCCGAGGTGGAGCCCATCGTGCGCGCCGTCTTCCTGGGGCTGCGTGAGCACATCTCCGAGGGCGAGGCCCAGGACGTGGAGAGCAACCTCTCCCGCGACCTGCAGGACCTCTGGCGGCGCACGCAATAG
- a CDS encoding phosphatase PAP2 family protein has protein sequence MARSLEPGKRAEAAVAPVAAVGARQQGASPRAAFWDARDVYLRGVDVVILVSCALAALALVGPARWAPGSTRSAVYFTVFALGPLVLRTLEATFPRRRLVAFVASFWLLPVLGLGHEMLAPLVTAVTPVLRDSQLAALELRMVGAYTSVVLGQWVPPWLTELLMLCYYGHFLWPLVLAAVLYFTRRRDAFDEYLLALGLLFAFNYFCYALVPAIGPRYFLFNDFPEPLKGLWLTPFLDSVMRTPPFSKDCFPSGHTGTTLVVLVYAFRFERRVFRVMLLPGIGLIVATLVGRFHYATDLVCAVPLVLVVLGLARCWSRAAARYEAGVRPVPMGSAYAPASWSARR, from the coding sequence ATGGCTCGGAGCCTGGAGCCCGGCAAGCGCGCCGAGGCCGCCGTGGCTCCCGTCGCGGCGGTGGGCGCGCGCCAACAGGGGGCGTCCCCACGCGCCGCCTTCTGGGATGCGCGGGACGTGTACCTGCGAGGCGTGGACGTCGTCATCCTGGTGTCGTGCGCGCTGGCGGCCCTGGCGCTGGTGGGGCCCGCCCGGTGGGCTCCCGGCTCCACACGGTCCGCCGTCTACTTCACCGTCTTCGCGCTCGGGCCGCTGGTGCTGCGCACCCTGGAGGCCACCTTCCCCAGGCGGCGGCTGGTGGCCTTCGTGGCGTCCTTCTGGTTGCTGCCGGTGCTGGGCCTCGGACACGAGATGCTCGCGCCCCTCGTGACGGCCGTCACCCCGGTGCTGCGAGATTCCCAGCTCGCCGCCCTCGAGTTGCGGATGGTCGGTGCGTACACCTCGGTGGTGCTCGGGCAGTGGGTGCCGCCCTGGCTCACCGAGCTCCTGATGCTCTGCTACTACGGCCACTTCCTCTGGCCGCTGGTGCTGGCCGCGGTGCTGTACTTCACCCGGCGCCGTGACGCCTTCGACGAGTACCTGTTGGCGCTCGGTCTGCTCTTCGCCTTCAACTACTTCTGCTACGCGCTGGTGCCGGCCATCGGCCCGCGCTACTTCCTCTTCAATGACTTCCCCGAGCCGCTGAAGGGGCTGTGGCTCACGCCCTTCCTGGACTCGGTGATGCGCACGCCGCCCTTCTCGAAGGACTGCTTCCCCTCGGGGCACACCGGCACCACGCTGGTGGTGCTCGTGTATGCCTTCCGCTTCGAGCGGCGCGTCTTCCGGGTGATGTTGCTGCCGGGGATCGGCCTCATCGTGGCCACCCTGGTGGGCCGCTTCCACTACGCGACGGACCTGGTGTGCGCGGTGCCGCTGGTGCTGGTGGTGCTGGGGCTCGCCCGGTGCTGGAGCCGGGCGGCGGCGCGGTACGAGGCCGGCGTGCGTCCGGTGCCCATGGGCTCCGCGTACGCTCCCGCCTCCTGGAGCGCACGCAGATGA
- a CDS encoding YwiC-like family protein, whose amino-acid sequence MSPLSTHPAPGPLLQGLLPREHGVWFQLGLPLVTALFVSGAPASALWLSGAALACLLAHEPLVLLLGHRGARRGERDGGRARTWGLLVGAVGAVCFALGALTLPPEARPFLAMPLILGGEVLLLVWNRQERTLSGEVLASLALGAWAVPVAMAGGMPASTAMTLWGTYGLSFALATLAVRLVIASHRPRAHRTRLRCTGAVLVTALLATAVLWALDSGLHPLRVVALLPVGLVALGLCVALPSPRRLHSIGWTLGVAGTLTLVLLGVGLS is encoded by the coding sequence ATGTCCCCTCTCTCCACCCACCCCGCTCCGGGCCCGCTCCTCCAGGGGCTCCTCCCGCGTGAGCACGGCGTCTGGTTCCAGCTCGGTCTGCCCCTGGTCACCGCCCTGTTCGTCTCCGGCGCACCGGCCAGCGCCCTCTGGCTCTCGGGGGCCGCTCTCGCCTGCCTGCTCGCCCATGAGCCGCTGGTCCTGCTGCTCGGCCACCGGGGAGCCCGCCGCGGTGAGCGTGACGGGGGCCGTGCACGGACATGGGGCCTCCTGGTGGGCGCGGTGGGCGCGGTGTGCTTCGCGCTCGGCGCCCTCACGCTGCCGCCCGAGGCCCGGCCCTTCCTCGCGATGCCCCTCATCCTCGGCGGCGAGGTGCTCCTGCTCGTGTGGAACCGCCAGGAGCGCACGCTCTCCGGAGAGGTGCTCGCCTCACTCGCGCTCGGCGCCTGGGCCGTCCCCGTCGCCATGGCCGGAGGCATGCCGGCCTCCACCGCGATGACGCTCTGGGGCACCTATGGGCTGTCCTTCGCGCTGGCCACCCTCGCCGTCCGCCTCGTCATCGCCAGCCACCGGCCCCGCGCCCACCGCACACGGCTGCGGTGCACGGGCGCCGTCCTGGTGACGGCCCTGCTCGCCACGGCCGTGCTCTGGGCGCTCGACTCCGGGCTTCACCCGCTGCGCGTGGTGGCGCTATTGCCCGTGGGCCTCGTGGCGCTCGGGTTGTGCGTGGCCCTGCCCTCGCCCCGGCGGCTGCACTCCATCGGCTGGACGCTGGGGGTGGCCGGGACGCTCACGCTGGTGCTGCTCGGCGTGGGGCTCTCCTAG
- a CDS encoding HAD-IG family 5'-nucleotidase, with protein sequence MIGHLTAPPPERGLFCNRTLNMRAIKAIGYDMDYTLIHYKVEAWEQRAYEHMRDRLVAQGWPVAHLTFEPMLAMRGLIIDTEKGNLLKANRFGFVKKALHGTRTMDFETQRNEYARTIIDLSERRWVFLNTLFSLSEACLYAQVVDLLDAGKLAGPMGYADVYEHVRRSLDATHMEGKLKAEIIADPGRYVLAESDTALALLDQKNAGKRLLLITNSEWAYTLPMMHAAFDPYLPRGMTWRELFDVVIVSARKPEFFTTRSSLFEVVTEPGQEGLLRPHSGPLKPGVPYFGGSATEVERSLGMSGDEILYVGDHMFGDVHVTKNVLRWRTALILRELEDEIRAISAFRATEARLEERMVHKERLEAESCQVKLELQRRRLGYGPRDPSAPDEQLHARAAELRLQLEALDAELGPMARAASELSNPIWGLLTRAGNDKSHLARQVERYADIYTSRVSNFLFATPFVYLRSPRGSLPHDPSSPGGTPVLASNAAETSAP encoded by the coding sequence ATGATCGGCCACCTGACAGCCCCCCCACCGGAGCGCGGGCTCTTCTGCAATCGAACCCTCAACATGAGGGCCATCAAAGCCATCGGGTATGACATGGATTACACGCTCATCCACTACAAAGTGGAAGCGTGGGAACAACGAGCCTACGAACATATGAGGGATCGGCTCGTGGCCCAAGGCTGGCCCGTGGCCCACCTGACGTTCGAGCCGATGCTGGCCATGCGCGGCCTCATCATCGACACCGAGAAGGGCAACCTCCTCAAGGCCAACCGCTTCGGGTTCGTGAAGAAGGCGCTCCACGGCACCCGGACCATGGACTTCGAGACACAGCGCAACGAGTACGCCCGCACCATCATCGACCTGTCCGAGCGCCGCTGGGTCTTCCTCAATACCCTTTTCTCACTTTCCGAGGCGTGCCTCTACGCCCAGGTGGTGGACCTGCTGGACGCCGGCAAGCTCGCGGGCCCCATGGGCTACGCCGACGTCTACGAGCACGTGCGCCGCAGCCTCGACGCCACGCACATGGAGGGCAAGCTCAAGGCGGAGATCATCGCCGACCCGGGGCGCTACGTGCTGGCCGAGTCGGACACGGCGCTCGCGCTGCTGGACCAGAAGAACGCGGGCAAGAGGCTGCTGCTCATCACCAACAGCGAGTGGGCCTACACGCTGCCCATGATGCACGCCGCGTTCGACCCGTACCTGCCCAGGGGGATGACGTGGCGCGAGCTGTTCGACGTGGTCATCGTCAGCGCGCGCAAGCCCGAGTTCTTCACCACGCGCTCCTCGCTCTTCGAGGTGGTGACGGAGCCGGGACAGGAGGGCCTGCTGCGCCCGCACTCGGGGCCGCTCAAGCCGGGGGTGCCCTACTTCGGCGGCAGCGCCACGGAGGTGGAGCGCTCGCTGGGCATGAGCGGGGATGAAATCCTCTACGTGGGCGACCACATGTTCGGCGACGTGCACGTCACCAAGAACGTGCTGCGCTGGCGCACCGCGCTCATCCTGCGCGAGCTGGAGGATGAGATCCGCGCCATCAGCGCCTTCCGCGCCACCGAGGCGCGGCTCGAGGAGCGCATGGTGCACAAGGAGCGGCTGGAGGCGGAGTCCTGCCAGGTGAAGTTGGAGCTGCAGCGGCGGCGGCTGGGCTACGGCCCGCGCGATCCCTCGGCCCCCGACGAGCAGCTCCACGCCCGCGCCGCCGAGCTGCGCCTGCAACTGGAGGCGCTCGACGCGGAGCTGGGCCCCATGGCCCGCGCCGCCAGCGAGCTGTCCAACCCCATCTGGGGCCTGCTGACGCGGGCGGGCAACGACAAGAGCCACCTGGCGCGCCAGGTGGAGCGCTACGCGGACATCTACACGTCGCGGGTGAGCAACTTCCTCTTCGCCACGCCGTTCGTCTACCTGCGCAGCCCCCGCGGCAGCCTGCCGCACGACCCGAGCTCCCCGGGAGGCACGCCCGTCCTCGCGTCCAACGCCGCGGAGACGAGCGCGCCCTGA
- a CDS encoding TraR/DksA family transcriptional regulator: MMDTWENEARAALLQRRSSLRGLPRDTLAEAEGLRRGREAELVDEPAEGSAEEVLEQLSEREQRELKDIDDALVRIAQGDFGHCARCGGAIGRHRLRAIPEARHCMACSEELRR; this comes from the coding sequence ATGATGGACACGTGGGAGAACGAGGCACGGGCGGCGTTGCTGCAGCGGCGGAGCAGCCTGCGTGGCCTGCCGCGAGACACCCTGGCGGAGGCCGAGGGGCTGAGGCGCGGGCGGGAGGCTGAGCTCGTGGACGAGCCGGCGGAGGGAAGCGCGGAGGAGGTGCTCGAGCAGTTGTCGGAGCGGGAGCAGCGGGAGTTGAAGGACATCGACGACGCGCTGGTGCGCATCGCGCAGGGGGACTTCGGGCACTGCGCGCGCTGCGGCGGGGCGATCGGCCGGCACCGGCTGCGGGCCATCCCCGAGGCGCGTCACTGCATGGCGTGCAGCGAGGAACTGCGGCGCTGA
- a CDS encoding DUF3396 domain-containing protein: MSERFPRLRVHARNGEVLLCDGLSICFYMRRSHQEIAPGVMRSLDTYLRALGPQALCWYADHEGDWQELDTAGWEVVQSELSAGNSARVTLKDIPGGAGQYRFEYYGRQLDAPWSVNKPGMVSAVEFWLPTEFLEEHGPERVRELAQEMAAPLPFNSGHAGLSFNALGQLPGVSGEIRQSCFRYPGMDVRDVEDLASNLGTRVRGAYWLTFLGQPVLGELGGAAGLRARLSSPDITVQEMEGARAVVTLGMWPEAGDTEQGHDLPLYRELARVLEPWLYQSPPTQDSAADEDLRRWERRFLD, from the coding sequence ATGAGCGAGCGTTTCCCGAGGCTCCGCGTCCACGCACGGAATGGTGAAGTCCTGCTCTGCGATGGCCTGAGCATCTGCTTCTACATGCGCCGCTCCCATCAGGAGATAGCGCCAGGCGTGATGCGCTCGCTGGACACCTATCTGAGAGCCTTGGGACCCCAGGCGCTCTGTTGGTACGCGGATCATGAAGGGGACTGGCAGGAGCTCGATACCGCGGGATGGGAAGTCGTCCAGAGTGAGCTGAGTGCAGGCAACTCCGCACGCGTCACGCTGAAGGACATCCCGGGGGGCGCTGGCCAGTACCGGTTCGAGTACTACGGCAGACAGCTCGATGCCCCCTGGTCTGTCAACAAACCAGGGATGGTGTCCGCGGTGGAGTTCTGGCTGCCCACCGAGTTCCTCGAAGAGCACGGACCCGAGCGGGTGCGAGAACTGGCGCAGGAGATGGCGGCACCGCTGCCCTTCAACTCCGGCCACGCGGGCCTCTCATTCAACGCCTTGGGACAACTCCCGGGCGTGTCTGGAGAGATTCGCCAGTCGTGCTTCCGCTACCCGGGAATGGACGTCCGGGATGTGGAAGACCTCGCGTCAAACCTCGGTACACGCGTGCGAGGAGCGTACTGGCTCACCTTCCTGGGCCAGCCCGTGCTGGGTGAGTTGGGAGGCGCGGCCGGTCTGCGCGCCCGTCTCTCCTCCCCGGACATCACCGTCCAGGAGATGGAAGGAGCGCGGGCCGTCGTCACCCTCGGCATGTGGCCCGAGGCCGGTGACACCGAACAGGGCCACGACCTGCCCCTGTATCGCGAGCTGGCACGGGTCCTGGAGCCCTGGCTCTACCAGTCTCCCCCCACCCAGGACAGCGCCGCCGATGAAGACCTGCGCCGCTGGGAGCGCCGCTTCCTCGACTGA